A stretch of the Leptospira kirschneri serovar Cynopteri str. 3522 CT genome encodes the following:
- a CDS encoding fatty acid desaturase family protein, translating to MYVLNIFKFIGSIFISILLFFLSTIFSYTLWALIHECVHGNFSNSRSENRFWGRFLCVLFGTPFQIVKTAHLVHHKFNRSEGERIEYIEKHAGPILFQKFLYYVRLFVGTYSLEVLGGFLLSLPLSFTTPFAEKYLSKFPVYKTFFKQIQKPEIVRELRIDSLFVLILFGSVFYLCGSNTIFLILILILRGWIVSFLDHSYHYGKELENVNSAYNLYLPKFFSYLFLNFNYHRVHHRFPGCSWNRLPVQFKNSKDSMDLSLWKQSIRQLSGLLILPEKSNPHKSI from the coding sequence ATTTACGTTTTGAACATTTTCAAATTTATAGGATCAATTTTCATTTCGATTCTATTATTTTTCTTATCTACAATTTTTTCTTACACTTTGTGGGCCTTAATTCACGAATGTGTTCACGGAAATTTTTCGAACTCTCGAAGTGAAAACCGCTTTTGGGGCAGATTCCTTTGTGTTCTTTTTGGAACTCCGTTTCAAATCGTTAAAACAGCTCATCTGGTTCATCATAAATTCAACCGCTCCGAAGGAGAGCGGATCGAATATATAGAAAAACATGCAGGCCCAATTTTATTCCAAAAATTTTTATACTACGTCAGACTTTTTGTGGGAACGTATTCATTAGAAGTGTTAGGTGGTTTTCTTTTAAGTTTGCCTCTTTCTTTTACTACACCCTTTGCGGAAAAATATCTTTCCAAGTTTCCGGTATATAAGACTTTCTTTAAACAAATTCAAAAACCTGAAATTGTTCGGGAATTAAGAATCGACTCTCTATTCGTTCTTATTTTATTCGGATCTGTTTTTTATCTTTGTGGTTCGAACACAATTTTTTTAATTTTAATTCTCATTCTTAGAGGATGGATCGTTTCTTTTTTGGATCATTCTTATCATTATGGAAAAGAATTAGAAAACGTAAATTCTGCTTACAATCTATACTTGCCGAAATTTTTCTCCTACCTATTTTTGAACTTCAACTATCACAGAGTACATCACCGTTTTCCAGGTTGTTCTTGGAACCGTCTTCCAGTTCAATTTAAAAATTCAAAGGATAGTATGGATCTTTCTTTATGGAAACAATCCATTCGACAACTTTCAGGACTTTTAATCCTTCCAGAAAAATCGAATCCTCATAAATCAATTTGA
- the pyrB gene encoding aspartate carbamoyltransferase: MYYNHKNVLDTEQFSKTDLDFLIEKIRGMERLVEQNKAFGILTGKLLASLFFEASTRTRLSFEAAMERLGGRVISTVGFQFSSISKGETLYDTMKMVEAYADIAVIRHPVEGSSRIAAGAVKIPVINAGDGAGQHPTQAILDLYTIISEKGTLDGLTVAFIGDLKYGRTIHSLINLLRHYKVRLFLISPPELALPESYKKALQGYPLTLEETTDIKAVWDCDVAYVTRIQEERFPDHKEYERLKDLFKINKELILASKKETTILHPLPRVNELSTDVDDLPNAAYFRQARYGVVSRMTLLCLSLGQDF; this comes from the coding sequence ATGTACTATAACCATAAGAATGTATTAGATACGGAACAGTTCTCAAAAACGGATCTTGATTTTCTCATTGAGAAAATTAGAGGTATGGAACGTCTTGTAGAACAGAATAAGGCGTTTGGAATTCTTACCGGTAAACTTTTAGCTTCTCTTTTTTTCGAAGCGTCTACAAGAACCAGACTTTCTTTCGAAGCGGCTATGGAACGTTTAGGCGGAAGAGTGATTTCTACGGTTGGGTTTCAATTCTCTTCGATTTCTAAAGGGGAAACGTTGTATGACACCATGAAGATGGTGGAAGCTTACGCGGATATTGCAGTCATTAGACATCCCGTAGAAGGTTCTTCCAGAATTGCGGCGGGAGCGGTAAAAATTCCAGTCATCAACGCCGGAGACGGAGCGGGACAACATCCCACTCAAGCAATTTTAGATCTTTATACGATCATTTCCGAAAAAGGAACGTTAGACGGTTTGACGGTTGCATTTATAGGCGATTTAAAATACGGAAGAACAATTCATTCTCTTATCAATTTACTCAGACACTATAAGGTTCGTTTATTTCTGATTTCTCCTCCCGAACTCGCTCTACCAGAATCCTATAAAAAAGCCCTACAAGGTTACCCTCTTACTCTGGAAGAAACGACGGACATCAAAGCGGTTTGGGATTGTGACGTAGCTTATGTAACTAGAATTCAAGAAGAAAGATTTCCAGATCATAAAGAATACGAAAGACTGAAAGATCTTTTTAAGATTAACAAAGAGTTGATTCTTGCTTCCAAAAAAGAAACTACGATTCTTCATCCACTTCCTAGAGTAAACGAACTTTCCACGGACGTAGATGATCTACCAAACGCGGCTTATTTTAGACAAGCAAGATACGGTGTTGTAAGTCGTATGACCCTTCTTTGTCTTTCTTTAGGACAGGATTTCTAA
- a CDS encoding DUF2203 domain-containing protein: protein MERKLWTYQEARKILPIVKEITEKYYSYVSELAVQLRDTILPENEMENKEEEIRKLIFEWSSKIQKFGIEVKGLWLIDFDNGNGYYCWHLGEEDLLYEHGYEEGFAGRKRIDKDQKDGEHQ from the coding sequence TTGGAACGGAAACTCTGGACATATCAAGAAGCTCGTAAAATCCTACCTATAGTTAAAGAAATTACGGAAAAATATTATTCTTATGTATCGGAATTAGCCGTTCAACTTCGGGATACAATTCTTCCCGAAAACGAAATGGAAAACAAAGAGGAAGAAATTCGAAAGTTAATCTTTGAATGGTCTTCCAAAATCCAAAAATTTGGAATCGAAGTCAAAGGTCTTTGGTTGATCGACTTCGACAATGGGAACGGATATTATTGTTGGCACTTAGGAGAGGAAGATCTTCTTTACGAACACGGTTACGAAGAAGGTTTTGCCGGAAGAAAACGAATCGACAAGGATCAAAAAGATGGCGAACATCAATGA
- a CDS encoding LL-diaminopimelate aminotransferase, with amino-acid sequence MANINENYLKLKAGYLFPEISKRVKIYSEKNPSAKIIRLGIGDVTLPIVPSVVDAMVEASKEMGTVGGFHGYGPEQGYSFLLKSIADHDYGSLGIKIDESEIFVSDGSKCDCGNIQEIFSTDSKIAVADPVYPVYVDTNVMAGRTGEIGSDGRYSNLIYMPATKENGFQPEIPKEKADIVYLCYPNNPTGTVTTKESLKAWVEYAKKNNSIILYDSAYEAFISEPGVPRSIYEVEGAKEVAIEFRSFSKTAGFTGLRCAYIVIPKELKGRTRSGEEVSVNSLWSRRHTTKFNGVSYVTQKGAEACYSPQGKKEIQTSISYYMTNASKIRDGLKKAGYEVFGGVNAPYIWLKTSDNLSSWDFFDRLLNKAQVVGTPGSGFGPAGEGYFRLSAFGKKEDVEEAITRIVSL; translated from the coding sequence ATGGCGAACATCAATGAAAATTATTTAAAACTAAAAGCAGGATATTTATTTCCAGAAATTTCAAAACGAGTCAAGATTTACTCCGAAAAAAATCCTTCGGCAAAAATCATTCGTTTGGGTATCGGAGATGTTACTCTTCCGATCGTTCCTTCGGTTGTGGACGCAATGGTAGAAGCTTCTAAAGAAATGGGAACCGTTGGAGGTTTTCACGGCTATGGTCCCGAACAAGGATATTCATTTTTGCTAAAGTCAATTGCGGATCATGACTATGGTTCACTTGGAATCAAAATAGACGAAAGCGAAATATTCGTTTCCGACGGTTCTAAATGCGATTGTGGTAATATTCAAGAAATCTTTTCTACGGATTCTAAGATCGCGGTCGCAGATCCCGTTTATCCCGTTTACGTGGACACAAACGTAATGGCTGGTAGAACCGGCGAAATCGGCTCAGACGGCAGATATTCTAATTTGATCTATATGCCTGCCACGAAAGAAAACGGTTTTCAGCCTGAGATTCCTAAAGAAAAAGCGGACATCGTTTATCTCTGTTATCCGAACAATCCTACCGGAACCGTAACCACAAAAGAATCCTTAAAAGCTTGGGTTGAATACGCTAAAAAAAATAACTCCATCATTCTTTATGATTCCGCATATGAAGCTTTTATCAGCGAACCTGGAGTTCCTCGTTCTATTTATGAAGTAGAAGGCGCTAAGGAAGTTGCGATCGAATTCCGCTCCTTTTCTAAAACCGCTGGTTTTACAGGTTTAAGATGTGCTTATATAGTCATTCCTAAAGAACTCAAAGGAAGAACTCGTTCCGGTGAAGAAGTCAGTGTTAATTCTCTTTGGAGTAGAAGACATACTACTAAGTTCAACGGAGTTTCTTATGTAACTCAAAAAGGTGCGGAAGCTTGTTATTCCCCTCAAGGAAAAAAAGAAATCCAAACTTCTATCTCTTATTATATGACAAACGCTTCTAAGATTCGTGATGGTTTAAAAAAAGCCGGTTATGAAGTTTTCGGAGGAGTTAACGCTCCTTACATTTGGCTAAAAACTTCAGATAATCTTTCTTCTTGGGATTTTTTTGACAGACTTTTAAATAAAGCTCAAGTGGTCGGAACTCCGGGCTCCGGTTTTGGTCCCGCGGGCGAAGGTTATTTCCGTCTCAGCGCTTTTGGTAAAAAAGAAGACGTAGAAGAAGCGATCACAAGAATTGTATCTCTTTAA
- a CDS encoding DUF4907 domain-containing protein: protein MFTIKRSVILFIILIVFTGCDQPKREKQSVDQASLKEAKFQIKTYQSDSGGYGYDVFVNATRMIHQPNIPGQELRDSI, encoded by the coding sequence ATGTTTACCATAAAAAGATCAGTTATCTTATTTATCATTCTTATCGTATTTACGGGTTGTGATCAACCTAAACGAGAAAAACAATCTGTAGACCAAGCTTCTTTAAAAGAAGCGAAGTTCCAAATCAAAACTTATCAAAGTGATTCGGGTGGATACGGTTATGACGTCTTTGTAAATGCAACACGTATGATTCATCAACCAAATATACCGGGCCAGGAGTTAAGGGATTCGATCTAG
- a CDS encoding acyltransferase family protein yields MENKSTQNKNRVLSLDLFRGMTIAGMILVNNPGSWSFIYSPLKHAKWNGCTPTDLVFPFFLFAVGISIQLSVYSKNKIHKSKIWFGICIRSITLILIGLFLNFFGEWSFSELRIPGVLQRIGFVYWIVASLHLILPKRMILISWIPILLVHTWVLIQIPAPGESIVYLEPGKDIGAWIDRNVFGENHLWKFSKTWDPEGLFSGISSIATSLLGVFCGSILSSKTNEIKKQILSIFGFGILLVLVGLLWDQNLPMNKSLWTGSYVIYTAGLAFLSIGCFELLNFLLRIKKWDQLQSEIIFQPFLVFGKNAILVFVGSGLLARTLNLWIIVSENGKSSSIKTLFYSKLIFIGNSHLESLIYAILNLLFWWIILSILDRKKIYIKV; encoded by the coding sequence TTGGAAAACAAATCAACTCAGAACAAAAATCGAGTATTATCCTTGGATTTATTCCGAGGAATGACCATCGCCGGAATGATTCTAGTAAATAATCCTGGATCCTGGTCTTTTATCTATTCTCCCTTGAAACACGCAAAATGGAACGGCTGCACACCAACGGATTTAGTCTTTCCGTTTTTTCTATTTGCAGTGGGAATATCCATTCAACTTTCAGTATATTCAAAAAATAAAATTCATAAAAGTAAAATCTGGTTCGGAATTTGTATACGAAGTATCACACTGATTTTGATCGGACTATTTTTGAACTTTTTTGGAGAATGGTCTTTTTCAGAACTCAGGATTCCAGGAGTACTTCAAAGAATCGGATTTGTTTATTGGATAGTAGCTTCTTTACATCTTATACTCCCAAAAAGAATGATATTAATATCCTGGATTCCTATCCTACTCGTTCACACCTGGGTCTTGATCCAAATTCCAGCACCCGGAGAATCGATCGTCTACTTAGAACCGGGAAAAGACATTGGAGCCTGGATTGATCGAAACGTATTTGGAGAAAATCATCTATGGAAATTTTCCAAAACTTGGGACCCCGAAGGACTTTTTAGTGGAATTTCATCGATCGCAACTTCTTTGTTAGGCGTTTTTTGTGGGTCTATACTTTCTTCAAAAACAAATGAAATTAAAAAACAGATTTTAAGTATTTTCGGATTTGGAATCTTACTCGTGTTAGTCGGTCTATTATGGGATCAAAACCTTCCAATGAACAAAAGTCTCTGGACTGGAAGTTATGTAATTTATACAGCGGGTCTAGCTTTTTTATCGATAGGCTGTTTTGAACTCTTAAATTTTCTGCTACGGATAAAAAAATGGGATCAGTTGCAATCAGAAATTATTTTTCAACCTTTTCTCGTATTCGGCAAAAATGCGATTTTAGTCTTTGTGGGTTCCGGACTTCTTGCAAGAACACTTAATCTTTGGATTATTGTTTCAGAAAACGGAAAATCAAGTAGCATTAAAACTTTATTCTATTCTAAACTTATTTTCATAGGAAATTCACATTTAGAATCATTAATATACGCAATTTTAAATCTATTGTTCTGGTGGATAATTTTAAGCATTCTAGATAGAAAAAAAATCTATATCAAGGTTTAA
- a CDS encoding DUF1561 domain-containing protein gives MKRSIVLVIVLLVFVAVSFEYIVNHTHIHASSKTVDSIIQKPTDSPKDKPIKVNVSGGGTFCYGPTFSGGESYIVIEQCWQMHVKNARYDVFQRISYNVNNTWLCITAPEKVFRGEENWDYVHLRPCTINDPLQRWIVKDNSFWTADERYQLKDTNWYGYISRNSKDRYNHTLDSSMDDWIQTIATPGNISVQTSIAWDLQTTEGNERYFIRWGGSDKNTTPLYYNPESGHLAQYDPVSGSLYCMYSNVGKSNWNWVTWASCSDTAISKENPTFWNVSFQTEEGGIITDYKGNLLRVTRYGSNWGVAYAAKPSYLDKDTTNSPTSLFVVDKSLLDWTRYTSSNLGKTDQYCPAGNHESILHKRVKRTLPPDFQLTEEWIQRLYDIARTDSNSHTALGVCGVCLLQALQMIAELQEYHSQGPLQSGGYFFDTAPYTDPFISFRQRYPLLNMLLSDVPTVYSSAGRTTRQLGLASARTVLPQYNWTLSSEFITRSEILSHITSLIASPSGSIWLAILRLRRTNGVRGWHAVPILRTSQGLVVIRTRASLTSLDNYRQSLTPTTDPFLIIDNYLERPDLSLERLTTIQLGEVYSNTFDFIISNRNCTGEGDNRRGTGEYPTSASVNQCSSRRSSSRCALQ, from the coding sequence ATGAAGCGTTCGATAGTTCTTGTAATAGTTTTATTAGTCTTCGTAGCCGTTAGCTTCGAATACATTGTAAACCATACACATATCCACGCTTCCTCAAAGACCGTTGACTCAATCATTCAAAAACCTACCGATTCACCAAAAGACAAACCAATCAAAGTCAATGTAAGTGGCGGAGGAACATTTTGTTATGGTCCTACTTTTAGCGGTGGTGAAAGTTACATCGTAATTGAACAGTGTTGGCAAATGCACGTTAAGAATGCAAGATACGACGTGTTCCAAAGAATTTCGTATAACGTCAACAATACGTGGTTATGCATCACTGCTCCGGAAAAAGTATTTAGAGGGGAAGAAAACTGGGACTATGTACATCTCAGACCTTGTACAATCAACGATCCTCTGCAAAGATGGATCGTAAAAGACAACTCGTTTTGGACTGCGGATGAGCGTTATCAATTGAAAGATACAAATTGGTACGGCTATATATCAAGAAATTCTAAAGATAGATACAACCATACATTAGATTCTTCCATGGATGACTGGATTCAAACAATAGCCACTCCTGGAAACATCAGCGTTCAAACTTCTATCGCTTGGGATTTGCAAACTACTGAGGGAAATGAACGTTATTTTATTCGCTGGGGAGGTTCGGATAAAAATACCACACCTCTCTACTACAATCCTGAAAGTGGACATTTGGCTCAGTATGACCCGGTGAGTGGTTCTCTCTATTGTATGTATTCTAACGTGGGTAAATCGAATTGGAATTGGGTGACTTGGGCATCGTGTAGTGACACAGCGATCAGCAAGGAGAATCCGACTTTTTGGAACGTCTCTTTTCAAACCGAAGAAGGAGGAATCATCACAGATTATAAAGGCAATTTACTCAGAGTAACCAGATATGGAAGCAATTGGGGAGTTGCCTATGCAGCTAAACCTTCTTATTTAGATAAGGATACCACCAATAGTCCCACTTCTTTGTTTGTAGTCGATAAAAGTTTACTGGATTGGACACGTTATACGTCATCTAATCTTGGAAAGACAGATCAATATTGTCCAGCTGGTAATCACGAAAGTATTCTACATAAAAGAGTCAAAAGAACCTTACCACCCGACTTTCAATTGACCGAGGAATGGATCCAAAGACTTTATGATATAGCCAGGACGGATTCGAATTCGCATACGGCACTAGGGGTATGTGGTGTTTGTTTACTTCAAGCCCTTCAGATGATAGCAGAACTACAGGAGTATCATTCTCAAGGACCTCTTCAGAGTGGAGGTTATTTCTTCGATACGGCTCCTTATACCGATCCTTTTATATCGTTTAGGCAACGTTATCCGTTATTGAATATGTTATTATCAGATGTACCTACAGTGTATAGTTCTGCCGGTAGAACAACCAGACAATTAGGATTAGCATCCGCTAGAACCGTACTCCCCCAATACAATTGGACTCTCTCTTCTGAGTTCATTACTCGGTCTGAAATACTATCTCATATTACCTCACTCATAGCTTCTCCCTCTGGAAGTATTTGGTTGGCGATACTAAGACTTCGTCGTACAAATGGAGTTAGGGGCTGGCACGCAGTTCCAATTCTGAGAACTTCTCAGGGGTTAGTGGTAATTAGAACAAGGGCATCCTTGACGTCACTTGATAACTACAGACAATCTTTAACACCTACTACGGATCCTTTTCTAATAATCGATAACTATCTAGAAAGACCAGACCTGTCTCTAGAAAGACTTACGACGATACAGCTAGGAGAGGTTTACTCTAATACTTTTGACTTCATCATCTCCAACAGAAACTGCACCGGAGAAGGAGATAACAGAAGAGGAACGGGAGAATATCCAACCAGCGCATCCGTAAATCAGTGTTCGAGTAGAAGAAGCAGTAGCAGGTGTGCACTGCAATAA
- the rplQ gene encoding 50S ribosomal protein L17, which yields MNKRNKVKHLNRNKGHRDALINNMITSLFKYERIESTQAKLKVVRSHAEKLITRAKKNLVTDLKPEVQLHNKREVMKRIKDREVVVKLFEDIAKRFETKNGGYTRVLKLVNRISDNSEVGILELTYRKEKSILLKERTEKREIQTKAREEKRAARKSGSASINKETTSKKK from the coding sequence ATGAATAAAAGAAATAAAGTAAAACATTTAAACCGGAATAAAGGTCACAGAGACGCGTTGATCAATAACATGATCACTAGTCTTTTTAAATACGAGAGAATTGAGTCTACTCAAGCAAAATTGAAGGTGGTTCGTTCTCACGCGGAGAAGTTGATTACAAGAGCTAAAAAGAATCTTGTTACCGATTTAAAACCGGAAGTTCAACTTCACAATAAACGCGAAGTGATGAAAAGAATCAAAGATCGTGAAGTGGTCGTAAAACTTTTTGAAGATATTGCTAAACGTTTTGAAACGAAAAATGGTGGTTACACTCGCGTTTTAAAACTTGTAAATAGAATTTCCGATAATTCCGAAGTCGGGATTTTAGAACTGACTTATAGAAAAGAAAAATCAATTCTTTTGAAAGAAAGAACTGAAAAGCGCGAAATTCAAACAAAAGCTAGAGAAGAAAAAAGGGCGGCAAGAAAATCAGGTTCGGCGTCCATAAATAAAGAAACAACTTCTAAAAAGAAATAA
- a CDS encoding DNA-directed RNA polymerase subunit alpha, translating to MSLKSLLKGFKRPKKIEFNTEANTPNYGKFVAEPFERGFATTIGNSLRRTLMSSIEGAAISAIRIEGVNHEFSFIEGVAEDVTRIILNLKQVRIKYEPEEKDQSKIIHLELKGAGYFRAGDLAVDSSIEIMNPELHIATLNEDANLVMDLEIQRGRGYVPAEEKKKDIEVLGTIPVDSIFSPVQKVVFEVSETRVAQRSDYEKLTLEVWTDGSVSPDDAVAQAAKILKEHLTVFINFEEELEEEDDELDEADEKLKASLSKHVEELELSVRSLNVLRSLEIDFIGDLVKRSEEEMSKSKHYSDQCLQELKVKLSTLGLSFGMRDF from the coding sequence TTGTCTCTCAAAAGCTTACTCAAAGGATTTAAACGTCCTAAGAAGATTGAATTCAACACGGAAGCGAACACTCCCAATTATGGGAAGTTCGTTGCAGAGCCATTTGAAAGGGGTTTTGCGACAACTATCGGTAACTCTCTCAGAAGGACTCTGATGTCTTCGATCGAGGGCGCTGCGATTTCTGCGATTCGGATCGAAGGTGTAAACCATGAGTTTTCCTTTATCGAAGGAGTTGCAGAAGACGTAACCAGAATCATTTTGAACTTAAAACAAGTTCGCATTAAATATGAACCAGAAGAAAAAGATCAGAGTAAAATCATTCATCTTGAACTGAAAGGTGCGGGTTACTTCAGAGCGGGTGATCTTGCCGTGGATTCTTCTATTGAGATCATGAATCCGGAGCTTCATATAGCAACTCTTAATGAAGATGCAAATCTAGTGATGGATTTGGAAATTCAAAGAGGAAGAGGATATGTTCCTGCGGAAGAAAAGAAAAAAGACATAGAAGTTCTTGGAACGATTCCTGTGGACTCTATCTTTTCTCCGGTTCAGAAAGTAGTCTTTGAAGTTTCCGAGACCCGTGTAGCGCAAAGATCTGATTATGAAAAACTGACTTTAGAAGTATGGACGGATGGTTCTGTTTCTCCGGATGACGCGGTAGCTCAGGCTGCGAAAATCTTAAAAGAACATCTTACGGTATTTATCAATTTCGAAGAAGAATTGGAAGAAGAAGACGACGAATTGGATGAAGCCGATGAAAAGCTCAAAGCTTCTCTATCGAAACACGTGGAAGAATTGGAACTTTCCGTTCGTTCTCTCAACGTTCTGAGAAGTTTAGAAATCGATTTTATTGGTGATCTTGTAAAAAGATCCGAAGAAGAAATGTCTAAGTCCAAACACTATAGCGATCAGTGTCTCCAAGAGTTGAAAGTGAAACTTTCTACTTTAGGTCTCTCTTTCGGGATGAGGGATTTTTAA
- the rpsD gene encoding 30S ribosomal protein S4 has translation MARYRGPVVKIMRREGVDLFLKSSYTFNKDKFHRKGPPGMPTKRKGKVSEYGAQLREKQKLKRAYGLLEKQFRKYYEEASHAHGVIGEILLQLLERRLDNVVYRLGFAITRRQARNFIAHRHILVNGERVDIPSYRLNVGDKVEIREKFKTSSFIADNIKLSQSLQGIPSWLSADYTNFGGDVTALPERHHIDLPVKEQVIVELYSK, from the coding sequence ATGGCAAGATATAGAGGACCGGTTGTAAAAATCATGAGAAGGGAGGGAGTTGATCTCTTCCTTAAGTCCAGTTATACTTTTAATAAGGATAAATTCCATCGTAAAGGGCCTCCTGGAATGCCTACGAAACGGAAAGGGAAAGTGTCCGAATATGGGGCTCAGCTTCGTGAAAAACAAAAGCTCAAAAGGGCTTATGGACTTTTAGAAAAACAATTTCGTAAATACTACGAAGAAGCGTCCCATGCGCACGGTGTGATCGGTGAAATTCTTCTTCAACTTTTAGAAAGAAGATTGGATAACGTAGTTTATCGTCTCGGTTTTGCAATTACTCGTCGCCAAGCGAGAAACTTTATTGCTCATAGACATATTCTTGTGAACGGAGAAAGAGTGGATATTCCTTCCTACAGACTCAATGTAGGAGATAAGGTGGAAATTCGTGAGAAATTCAAAACTTCTTCCTTCATTGCTGACAATATTAAGTTATCTCAGTCTTTGCAGGGAATTCCGTCTTGGTTATCTGCTGATTATACTAACTTTGGCGGGGATGTGACTGCATTGCCTGAGCGTCATCATATCGATTTACCGGTGAAAGAACAGGTAATCGTAGAGCTTTACTCTAAATAA
- the rpsK gene encoding 30S ribosomal protein S11: MADDKKSAKKEKKVKKKEKKIVPRGKVYITASFNNTIVTITDMAGNTISWSTSGAMGFRGSKKSTPYAAQIAAGNAAEKAMDSAGLQEVDVMVSGPGIGRESAIRSLVARGLNIKMIKDVTPLPHNGCRPRKRRRV, from the coding sequence ATGGCTGACGATAAGAAATCCGCAAAGAAAGAAAAGAAAGTTAAAAAGAAAGAGAAAAAAATCGTTCCTCGCGGAAAGGTTTATATCACCGCTTCCTTCAATAACACGATCGTTACGATCACGGATATGGCTGGGAATACTATTTCTTGGTCCACTTCGGGCGCGATGGGATTTCGTGGATCTAAAAAATCCACTCCTTATGCTGCTCAGATCGCTGCGGGAAATGCTGCTGAAAAAGCGATGGATTCTGCTGGATTGCAGGAAGTAGATGTAATGGTTTCTGGACCTGGTATTGGTCGCGAGTCTGCGATTCGTTCTTTGGTTGCCAGAGGATTGAACATTAAAATGATTAAGGACGTAACTCCGCTTCCTCATAACGGTTGTCGTCCACGTAAGAGAAGAAGGGTCTAA
- the rpsM gene encoding 30S ribosomal protein S13: protein MARIAGIDLPREKRIVVGLTYIFGIGNSLSKLILKKAGIDESIRVKDLNESQEAAIRKTLEETAKVEGDLRSEIQLNIKRLMDIGCYRGLRHRRGLPVNGQRTRTNARTRKGGKKTVANKKKVTK from the coding sequence ATGGCTCGTATTGCAGGTATTGATCTTCCCAGAGAAAAAAGAATCGTAGTAGGTCTGACTTACATATTCGGAATTGGTAATTCTCTTTCGAAATTGATTTTGAAAAAGGCGGGAATTGACGAATCGATTCGCGTAAAAGATTTGAACGAATCTCAAGAAGCTGCGATTCGTAAAACGTTGGAAGAAACTGCAAAGGTGGAAGGAGATTTACGCTCCGAAATCCAATTGAACATCAAACGTTTGATGGACATCGGTTGTTACAGAGGACTCAGACATAGAAGAGGACTTCCGGTAAACGGCCAAAGAACGAGAACCAACGCCAGAACCAGAAAAGGTGGCAAGAAAACCGTTGCGAATAAGAAAAAGGTAACTAAGTAA
- the rpmJ gene encoding 50S ribosomal protein L36: MKVRTSVKKICSSCKVIRRKGVIRVICTNPKHKQRQA; the protein is encoded by the coding sequence ATGAAAGTAAGAACATCAGTCAAAAAAATCTGCTCTAGCTGCAAAGTTATCAGAAGAAAAGGTGTAATCAGAGTAATTTGCACCAATCCGAAACACAAACAAAGGCAAGCATAA
- the infA gene encoding translation initiation factor IF-1 has protein sequence MAKEEAITVDGTVLEPLPNAMFRVELENGHKVLAHISGKMRMHYIRILPGDKVTVELSPYDLSKGRITYRKK, from the coding sequence GTGGCAAAAGAGGAAGCGATTACAGTCGACGGCACCGTTTTGGAGCCTTTGCCAAATGCAATGTTTCGAGTAGAGCTGGAAAATGGCCATAAGGTTTTGGCTCATATTTCCGGAAAGATGAGAATGCACTATATCCGGATTTTACCGGGTGATAAAGTTACGGTAGAACTTTCTCCCTACGATCTTTCAAAGGGAAGAATTACCTACCGCAAAAAATAG